The window ataattggagatgaagggatacagactgtacaacgggactggatataaaaactcagaaatggacagaacaatactacccaattgtaatgcaattatgttaaaacactgaatgaagctcatgtgaggtataggttttttgtttttgttttttttgtttttttttctttctattattgttttaattcttattctgttatctttttatttctttttctaaatcgatgcaaatgtactaagaaatgatgaatatgcaactatgtgatgttattaagaattactgattgtacatgtagattggaatgatttctaattgttttgttaattctttttttaattaataaaaaaaaaataataacacctaaaaaaaaaaaaaaaaaaaaaagtgtttccttCTACCCCAAGACCCcctaaaaggcagaagaaagagtcataaaattttattatatgaaaGAAAGAACATAGCTTCTGTACATCTATTTACAGAACAGATGGGCTTATTTACAGCAAGATGGAGGCCTTGGTGGCGGTGAGGGGGAGACGGCTGGAGAAGAGTGAGGAGGCGTGAGGAGCCTCCCATGCCTGGAGAACGGGGAACCTTAGCAGGAAGGGGAGAAGCAGAAGCTGGTGCAAAGAACAGGGGTTCCGGTTCTTTCCGAAGGGAGCCTCAGTGAGCATGTGGCAGGTGAAATGGAGCCCACAGGCCATGCAGGACCCTGGAGGTGCAAGGGAGATCCTGGAGTTGAACCTAGAACATTCTCAGGCTGATCACAGTGTCCCTGGGGTGCTCTGGGGAAAGGTCTGTGCCCCTCTGCCCCCGATGCTGCCCGCAGCTACAGAGGGGGAATCTCCCCGCAGGTCACAGCTCACTGGCGCGGATGGCAGGTTCCAGTTTGTGGGACAGAGCAGTGAGGACCTTGTCAAATGTCTCATAGCGCCGGGCCTGGCTGCTGCTGGCACCCTGGCTGCCCCAGAGGAGGCGCATCTGGAACTCGGTGCTGAATACCTCCAGGAGCTCCGGCCGGGCCTGGAACCCTGTGGGGTCAGGGCACAGAGGTCAGGGAACCAGCGTCAGGTTGGGGAGGCTGAAAATCCCACCTTGAGCCACCACATCCCTCATGGCCCCACCCTGATCCCAGAAggcttgctgaatgaatgaacacatccATGCAGTTTAGTGCCCAGGCTTTGGCCTACTATTTAcaacatataatttaaaaatgactagaaaataaaatatgatgttaGTTTTTTGAGATCTtgcctgatttttcttttctttttcatatttttctatgcgttccagttttttttctgagaaacaCAAATGCATTTTGTCAgcaaatgtatttcttttcttctttttttttctctttttgaaaaaaggaaaggatgggAAGGACATATACCAGAATGTTCTCAACATTTACCTCTGAATAATTAAGATTATGGGTGatttgtttactttgtttttgctcaattataatttcaaatttgatTACAGTGAAATTTTATGACTTAAATAATgccttaaacaataaaaaatatattatctgaAGCTACGTTGGCTCTTTCTGATCTTTTCATGGGGAGAGTAGTTTTACCTTTTgactagactgtgagctccctgAAGGCAGGGGAGATCTGTCTCAGCCCCAAGCCCCAGCCAGAGTGCTTTGCAGACAACCTTGTAAGGTAGCCTTGTTAGGAGGCCCACTTCAccgatgagaaaactgaggttcagagaagctaAAACACACAGCTAAGGTGCCCTTTGAATCATTTCTGTGTCCCTTCACCTCCACCCTTTGCTTGCATTAAAAACCTCTCATTGAACCGATGAATAAGTGATGagaaaggataagaaaaagagatgagAGACAGGGCAGGAAAGAGAGGAATGGGGAAATGTGGGTGGATACTCAAAGAACAGGGGAGTAGCAAGTCAGGCGGAGAGAGGTCCAGGCCTGCAGAGCCAGTGACTGTCTTTCCTTGCCCCCTTCCTCCCCATTGCGAGCTGCTGCCCTGTCACTCACCCTGCAGCTTGACCTCAGCATTCGTGTGGTACAGGCCTCCATGGTGTGCCACCGTGCGGGCGGCCTCCAGGTGGGCCAGCACCACCTCCACGCCGTGCTCTGTGCTGCCCCAGGGCTCAGGGCCCTCAGCTGGCGCCGAGTCACACTCCAGCAGGGTGATGAGCGGCAGCACATGAGGAAACGTGGTGTTGCTCAGTGGTGGACCTTCTGCAGAGGGGGAGAATAACAGGTGCTTAAAGGCCTTTGAAAGTCCTGGAAACTGAGGCGCAAGAGGGGAAGGGACCTGCCTGAGAGAGCCCCCAGGGCTTGTGACTAATGGGACAAACCCATCCCTACAGATTCCCTCAGGTGAAAACAGATTCCCTAGCTGCTCACTGCAGCCTTGGCGCAGCCCTGAGAGCTCAGCCTAGGCCGGGACTCTTATAGTGGGAAATGAGTTCAGGGAGATTAGTTTTATACAGATCTCAGGCAAACCCTCATCCCAGTTACTGGAAGAGTCTTTGCTGTCCCAGAGAGTGCTGGAAactgtccaagatcacacagcaaagCGGGGGAGGTACCTTTGCCCTCGTTGAGGCTCTTGAGAAATGGCTTGAGCTTTTTCTCATACAGGATGGCACCCTCTGTGTGTCGCTGCCGCAGGGTCACCCATGTCTGCTCCAGCCGGGCAATCTGGGGAGACCAGATCATGAGCAGCCAGCCAGGGGACGGGCCTGCAGGGGCCACTGCCACAGGCAACCCTCTGAGTGGAAACCCAGCAAGTGGTCACCATTTATGCATAGTGCTGGCCGCTTTTCACACGTCTCTGGTAAAAGCCTTGCAACAACCCATTTAAAGATAGAGGAATCAATGCTCAGAAaacaagtggcagagctgggagttGAACTCAGTGCACTGCTCTGGGACCCTGCTGGTACTATTCATTAGATAGAGGACAGACAGTTTGGTCTGTGTAAGTCTCCGGTTCTGAAATTAGACAGACTTGGTTTGAATCTTAACTCTTTCTGCTTCTGACTTTGTGACAGGAGGCAATTACTGCTCTGTCTCAATTTCTCGGTTTGTAAAATAGGGACAATGAAGACATCTACCTCATATGATTGCTTGGAGGAATAAGGGCTTGTAAATTGCTTAGTGTAGCAGCCGGCACTAAATgacagtcattttatttttattctttaaatccaTATAATGCTCCTTACTCATCCTACAAGGTGGGGCTGGGGGAACGGGTCTAGAGAAGGAAGAGCTGTCCTCTCTGAACAGCTCAGCAGTTGGAGAAGTTCTCCCTGTTACCCTTTCATCAATGCGGCCTAGAAAATCATCAAGTTCTTTCCGATTCGATATCCATCCTGAAGGAAAGTTACTCGAAACAGTCTACCGCGGGCCCCTCAGTACCTGGGCCATGTCCAGGGCGCCCATGACCGCGGCGAAGCTGAACATGTTGCCCATGGTCCCGCGCAGCTCGGCCGCCAGCTGGATGGTCTTATGCAGGAGCGCCGCCCGCTCCTCGGCGGAGCCCGTGCAGCCCAGGATGTCCACCGCCAGCATAATGGACATGGTGTGGAACCTGTCGGAGCGGCCGGGTCAGGCGGGGAGGCAGGGAACGGGCAGGGGTCCTGCCTCTGCTGGCCGAGGGAACCGACGCGCGGAGGGCAGAGCCAAAGCGAGAGGCGGTGAGGGATTCCCAGGACTAGGGGGCGTGGCGTGGCGCAAGGGCTTATGATTGGTCGATACGAGTCAGGGGCGGGTCCAGAGCCCCCCTCTTCCCGAGAGCCCGACCGAGAAGCTTGTGGTTGATGGGTGGAAATCAGCAGGCGGAGCCGTTATAAGAATGAACGAAGAGCCTCTCCGACTAGGGGGCGGGGTCAAGGCTGGTGGGCTGTGATTGGTTAAGGGGGTGCAAAAGGTGAATCAAGAGTAAAAGGCTTCATCTTTAGGAAACCAGGGTAGCGTAGAGCTGGCTATTGAGAAGTTGCGATTGGTCAGTGGGTTTGGGGGGCGTGGCTAAAACCCCTGGGAGCCAGGCTGAGACTATGATTGGCCAACAGGCCGCAGCAAAAGGCGTGAGGTAGCCCCGAGAGTTCCAGGCGGTTCTCCGTGTGCTGACGGGCTTGTCTTACCTTTCCAGCAGGTCGAGTCGTAGTTGCCGGCCATGGGGAAGGGTGAGCAGCTCCATGCCCCAGTGGACACCCATCAGGGTCTGCATCTCCTTGGTAACTCCCAGTATCCTAGCAACCTGCAAGGACGCCCAGAGGGCTGATTAATTTCCTGTCAGGGTTGGCTTAAGCCATCTGGGAGTCAGAGAGCTTTATCCAGGAGGGCAGCCTGGCTGGGGGGccgggtttgaatcccagctccaccccTCTGACATGGAGCAAGTGATTTTACTTCTCTGAGTGAGGCTCAGTTTCCCTATCAGTGAAATGGAGGATAAAAAGAAGGGCTTTTTGACTCACTGTGAAAATGTCTAGAGGTAACTTGCATATTAAATATTCGATTGAGGTCAGATTCCTGAGTGCAaatctgaggctcagggagggaaAGAGCCCAGGGTTCCTCCCTTCCCACCCAGCACTCCTCATGGAGCAACATCTCTGCCTCCttttcttgcttccctggctCTGAGACCAATGCAACCCAGTCATCAGTGCCCCCACGGTGCAAAGGGAGAAGATGAGGTACAGAGATCCTTGAATAATTTAAGACCTGTACAAAGCAAAGGCCCAGTAATTGACAGTTTATGGCCAAGGTAatgatttttgctcatttttccacTAGGGGGCATGGGGCAGAGAGTTAGGGCCTTTTCTATTTCCTGGACCAGCCCTCCTGTCTTTCACCAGGTTCACTCTGGGATACAAGGGCCCCAAAGGACCCGGGGGAGTCAGGCATTACTGGGTTTCAGGACTGCCTAGTTCCAGTGCCAAAGTGACATCTGGAGGAAGCAAgaatatcttgttttatttttcgctttacaaaaaagaaaacagaaattcagaGAGTTCAAAGGAGCAGCCCAGAGTCACATAGCAGGTGAAGGACAGCCATGAAACTAGAATCCAACCCCACTCTCTAAACTTGGGGAATCTGGGGGCCAGCCTCTCACCACCCTGACCCTTATCCTAAGGCCAGAGGACCGGAGGTGCTGCCTCTGCCCCAGTGTGCATCAGCACCTACCAGGCAGTCAACCTTGGTGACATGTTGGGCCAGTGTCCTAGCATCCACCTCTGCCAGCAGCTCTTTGACCTTGCGCAGGAGCCCCACCTCCAGCGGTCGATTGTCTTTGGGGATCAGCAGTGACTGAAAGGTGGCTGGATTGAAGGAAGAGGTGGCTTCCACAATGGGGACAGTGAAGGTCCTGCCCCAGTCACCCTCAGTGGCCCCATTTTCTGACAGTTCCTTTAGCCTCTCCCCATAGCTTTTGGCCTGCCGGCTGGAGGCCTCAACTGCTGCCCACTCACGGCTGCTGCGGATGGGAGGCTGGAGCTGGCAGTAATGACCAGAGTCCGGATCACTGTAGCTGCTGAGCGACGGTGATGGGGAAGCCTTGCAGAGGCTATGGGAGGGGCTGGCGTGAGAACCCTTGTCCAATTCCCCAGGGGGCTTTGGGGTACTTCCAGGGCACAGTTGGGGCTCACTGGAGCGGTGGGTGACAGGAGAGGCAGGCAGTGCTGTGGCAGAGGGGGCTCCGGGGATGGTGTGGACACGAGTTACTGCAGAGAGATAGAGGGAGAGGACAGGTTACCATGGTTCGTCACCCAAgatgttccccccacccccttcccaaaTGACAGTCTATACCTTACAGAGGTGATGCTCCCACCTCCTCACCCTGGGTAGAGGCCAGGCCCATCAGATCCTGGCACACAGACCAGCCTTTGGTGATATTCTGAAATAACCTGGACCCCAGAGTTCACATGCCTCCTGTCTAAGGTTAGTACAGCCctggggaaccaccaaactacttGGAGGGGCTTCCAGTGATTCAGGAAAACTAACCACTTGCTGAAGTTCCTTGTGCCACGTGGAATTATTCTTTTCAATGAATTGATAATACTGATTTACTGAGTACACACTGTGTACCAGGAGCTGGCAACATGCTAGAGATACATTGGTCAACAACAGTAAAACTGTCATGAAAAACCAGAAGTGACATTTACTGAGCTCTTATTGCCTGAAAGTTACTGCATTTGATCATCTCAACATCCCCATGAAGTAAGTAACTTTTTTATGAAcaccattctacagatgagaaaatcgaGCTCAGAAAGGTAAACAGACCTGTCCAAGCCAGCAAGTGATGGTGCTGGGATTTAAAACCAGGCAAAAGTTTCCTCCtgaggctctctctctctcatgacaCTTTGCCTACCATGTGGACAATATGATTggttgaaaacaattttttttccagaaataaataAGTGGCATGTTTCTACAATAGAAATTttcttggtattttaaaaaagccTGACTAGGCTCATTTGAGCTGGCCATTTGAAACCAGGGATGTACTATTTTACCCCATCCAAGCCAAGTCAGGGTCCAGCACACAGCCCTACTCACAGTAGGAGCTTGGTCAATGAGGCTAAGTATTGTTGCATGAGTGCACTTCACAGCACTGGAGCCCAGGTTCAGCAATGATGCATGAGGCCCCTATCAGATTTTGTTGCATTCTAGAGAATGCACAGGAAACCTACTCATGCACAATGTCTAGTACCCAAAAGGGTCCCTGGTAGTAGAACTACTGATGTTAACAACAGTTCCAACTAGCAGACTTTAGTGGAAATTCTTGTAGGACATTGCTCTCAGGAAAGGCTGTGTCACAAGAGAGGCAGAAACAAATAATTACACACTGATTAACAGAAGTCaccaaagacagacagacagacaggaaacACAAGCGCACACAGAGTCGGTCGAACCACACCTTCATCCCTACCCCCTCCCTGGGCCATACCAGTGCTGTAGGCAGGGGAGCTGGGGCTCTCGGAGATGGGGGACATCGGCGAATGCAGGTCTGGGATCTGGTCCATGCTGAGGGCACAGTTGCGGATGGACTCCCGGGGGTGGGGCAGCGATGCACTGTGGAGCAGACACCTTTGTGAGCAGGGGGTCCTGAGGCCACTCCTCAGCCAACCCCTGGGGCTCCCATCTCTGCCCCTACCCTAGATCCCTTGAACTTCAGAGCCAGAAAGGGCTTGGGGATTGTCGAGCTCAAACTCCCATTTGacaggttaaaaataaaataaaaactgaggcccaaaggaGGAAGAACTTGACACTTTCACCAGAAGCACAGCTCAGACACAGGCCTTTGACTCCCCAGCAGGGCTATCACCTGCACAGCAGTCTCTGCTCTCACGCCCCTGGTTTCTGTGCAGTACCCACCGCCCCCACCCCAACATTACCCTGATCTCTTTCTCCACCCCTACCCAAGATTCCTCTTCCACAAAACTGAGACCAGCCCAAGAGGACCAGACCTGAGAAAGCCTGACTGAGCTCAGGCTTCCCAGGCTCTTCTATGTCCCTCCTGCCCCCAAAAGGAGAAGGGCAGGGAAAGAGGGTACAGGCCAGAACACCCTCCAGCCCACGTGGAACCTTTGAGCAAATTAGTAAATGGCACCTGCCCCTGGGCAGACATGGTTCCTCAATAGTGGCCATAGCATGGTGAGCAGAGGATAGGCTAGACTTCAGTTCCCATCTGCCCCCCTGGGCCAGGGGCCCTTATGCTGGCCACAACCTCTGCAACTGTTCCCTTCCTTAGGAACCTTACCCCAACTTGGAGTACTGTCTAGGGAGAGGGACCAGCAGGGAGGGTGGGGAGCAGCAAGGAGGTACCAGGCTGGCACATCATGCTCAGGATGCCTCAGACACACCTGGCTTGTGGCTCCTGGCATCATCATGACCACTGGTTTTAAACCATGTCCAAGTGGCCGCTACCTGCAGATTACCAATCCACTGAGTCCTTGGCTGGCAGCATCCAGCCCAGGTCCATGGAGATGGGGCCATGAAAAGCTATCCATGTGCTCATGCCACAGGTCACCAGGCCTCTTTTTGCAAATAGTCAAGGAGGCCAGAGCAATTTGGGGCAGAGACTGAAGTCTGTGGATCTGGGTTTGAACCTTGATCCCACCACTCTAGCAGGTGGCTTCCCCTCTCTAagcctgtttcttcatctataaagtagGGATTTGGACAGGACCCACCTCCCAGAGGGGAGGAAGTAGACAAGATTGTGTGTGGAGAGTGTTCAGCACAGGACCAGGCACACAGTAGGGCCACAGGAACTTTtcctagctgtgggttttcaggGGCTCTGGCATAGAGGCAACCACACATCCTTAAAATGTTGCTGAGAACATTCCATTTTCTCTGGTTTCTAAGCTGTAAAGCCTTCTGCTTTGATGCCCACCCTGCCTGCATGGCTGATGTGGGGAGGGGCTAACTGGGCCATATCCCCTCCCCAGGACAGGACAGCATCCAGGATGCCACTGAGGTCTGCTTGCGTGAGGACCGTTTTGGGTAGGAACCTGGAGGGCCCAAGGGCACACAGCCAGCCAGTGGCAGAGCTAGGACTGTGACCTGGGCCTCTCCCTGCAAACCCTGCATTCCTTCTGGACTTGCACCCAATTCTACCCAATCTTCCTTCCGGCGACTCCAGGAGGCTTAGTTCACCCCAGTTCAGTGTGAACTGGGCCTCCCCTTGCTTGCCAACACTCTCAACACTGATACCCTCATTtgacaaacaaaaggaaatgaagcCTAGTTTGGGGTCCTGGCTTACCTGGTATGGCAGCCATCGCTGCGGGTGACCTTGTCGGCGGTGAGCCCATCAGTCATAGTGACGCTGCGCCGCTTAATGTGGCTGCCCTTGGGGCCTGAGGGACTGGCAGGGCTGGCAGCTTTGCCACTGCCCTGGCCCAGGCCGTAGGTGGCCTCGAGGTAGCGCAGCGGGAAGGTGCGGTTGACAGGGCAGTAGATGATGGCGCCACTCTGCTCGGACACAGCCTTGCGGCTGCCCACATGGTAACGCACAAGGGCGGGCACGTGGTCAAAGCTCTCCTGCTCAAACAGGTACTGGATGTGGGTATAGCTCTCGCCTGCCTTCACCACCACCTTGTTGATCTTGAAGTGTAAGGCCTGGTTGCGCCAGCGGCATGTAAGCACGTAGTCACCAAGGCTGGTGAGTGAGTCCCGAATGAGGAAGTCACCATTACGCTGTACCAGGGACTCTGAGACCTGCGAGAGGCACCATCAGGCTGAGTAGGGGGAGCAGGGAAGGGCCAGGAACCCAGGGTCTGGGGGACACAGTGATAGGATTGGGGGGTACTGAGGCTAGGTCCAGGGTACAGTGGACACAGCAGAGACATCTGAAGCTTGGTGGTGGCCACAAAGGCCCAGGTTCACAGGGGGCACCTCACTTTGAGGCCAGGTTCTGGGGCACAGAGGTTCAGGAATGAGAGGACATTAACACTCTGGAATGGAAGTCACAGAGACTGGGGTCTAAGGGTGTCTGGGGGTCACCATGGTCAAAGACTCAGACCCAAGACCCATTCCTTCTCAGGACTCCTGTTGCGCAGAGTGAACTCCAAACTCTCATTTCTCCAAACCCCCAGTATGCCAGATatctctgggcctttgcacccccaagctgttctctctgcctggagtACCCATCCCTCCTCACCCACCTGGTGAACTCCTATCCATCTCTCAAAGCCCTCCGTCCACTGCCCCAAGTCCCTCCAGGAGACCAAGGTGCTCTCTCCTCAGAAGTCCCTCCTCAGGGCTCACCCACATTCATGCTGGGTACTCCATTCTCATATTTCTTACACTGAGCTCTGACTCCCTGCGTGTCTGCCCCTAACTCAAAGGAAGTGACCACGCCTTTTATCCCTGCACCCTGGTACCCAGCCTGGCACATAATTGGAACATGACAAACATTTATGAAAGTGGAAACAGGTGATTCATCAGCCCAAATCTGTGCCTTGTGAAGTCACTTCATCCCAGAAACCCAACCTTGCCAAATTGGAGGAGCCCAAGGACTGATACTAACCACACACACAGAGGCTGCTGTATAGaccaataacaacaataataacaaaaactgacatttattgagctaCTGCATGTCAGACATGATGTTTATAtacattattaaatttaattctcacaacaacccttcGAGATAGATACTAttatcagatgagaaaactgagactcagaagtgGAGCAACTTGCTCAAATTCATGCCGTCAGTAAATGGTAGAGCTAGACCCCATTCTACTCGACTCTGACTGAATCCACTAAGCAATAGGCCAGAGCCTCTCTGAtggccagggccagggctggggctAGCTGAAGCAGTGGGTAGAAGGGTCTGGGGCCAGGGCCAGCTTGATGCTTGCTCACCTCACGGGGGATGCGGCCGTGGTACCAGGCATGGCTGCGGAGATCTGTGCTGCTGAGTTTGAGCTCCTCCTCCAGCTCCTTGTGCAGTTTCTCTGGGGATGAATCCAAGATGTACTTCTCCTTGGAGAACTGGGCAAGAAACAGCAAGAGTTggcatccaatcaaaagtttccttctttcttctatcttgacttccccacccacccactcagaTGAACTCCTTAAATCCTGGGACTCTGGGAACACTGAGGCACAAGTGCCAGAAGAGCCTTCACCCATGGGAGCTTGCTGGGATCCTGCACCCCTGGGTTCCTATCCCCACAGTGGTAAAGAAATCTCAAGTAACTCCACCAAAGAGAACACACCACCTATGCAGTCCCATAATATGTGCCAGAGATAAATGAAGCAATAAATAAACCCaggccctgccctcaaggaagTCCCCAGTCTAAGAGGGGGGCAGAAGTGATGTTAACAATGAGCAGACTATGATCAGCACCACAGTGCTGGACAGCGGCAGAGAGGGCCAGGTAGCTTTAGAAGGTTGCTTCTAAGTCAAGTTGAAGTGTGGGTGGGGGATGGCCAGGGAAGGTGTCATGGAGGACTTGTCAACAATGAAACACTCACTAGGTGCCAGGGACACATAGGAAACAAAGTGGTCTTGaatatggggggtggggagagacttTTAAAGGTGGATCTGGGGGGCAAGGTAGCAGG of the Tamandua tetradactyla isolate mTamTet1 chromosome 2, mTamTet1.pri, whole genome shotgun sequence genome contains:
- the SH2D3C gene encoding SH2 domain-containing protein 3C isoform X1, encoding MVQLSAGRQNLLTAFLKRQRLRPEFFKFKGLGSLSNLPRTFTLRRSSAPVSIRSRLEPDTFEATQDDMVTVPKSPPAYARSSDMYSHMGTMPRSSTKRARDRQASQEAQEMDPESHVVPRRLPDPPGLEATKEVVEANAPLKDTPAAGSNPSAVEVDPIRKPEVPRADLEEERPPKDMPPERAAGEPEAGGDYVKFSKEKYILDSSPEKLHKELEEELKLSSTDLRSHAWYHGRIPREVSESLVQRNGDFLIRDSLTSLGDYVLTCRWRNQALHFKINKVVVKAGESYTHIQYLFEQESFDHVPALVRYHVGSRKAVSEQSGAIIYCPVNRTFPLRYLEATYGLGQGSGKAASPASPSGPKGSHIKRRSVTMTDGLTADKVTRSDGCHTSASLPHPRESIRNCALSMDQIPDLHSPMSPISESPSSPAYSTVTRVHTIPGAPSATALPASPVTHRSSEPQLCPGSTPKPPGELDKGSHASPSHSLCKASPSPSLSSYSDPDSGHYCQLQPPIRSSREWAAVEASSRQAKSYGERLKELSENGATEGDWGRTFTVPIVEATSSFNPATFQSLLIPKDNRPLEVGLLRKVKELLAEVDARTLAQHVTKVDCLVARILGVTKEMQTLMGVHWGMELLTLPHGRQLRLDLLERFHTMSIMLAVDILGCTGSAEERAALLHKTIQLAAELRGTMGNMFSFAAVMGALDMAQIARLEQTWVTLRQRHTEGAILYEKKLKPFLKSLNEGKEGPPLSNTTFPHVLPLITLLECDSAPAEGPEPWGSTEHGVEVVLAHLEAARTVAHHGGLYHTNAEVKLQGFQARPELLEVFSTEFQMRLLWGSQGASSSQARRYETFDKVLTALSHKLEPAIRASEL
- the SH2D3C gene encoding SH2 domain-containing protein 3C isoform X4, with amino-acid sequence MTERCSLWSALSAAACCFYRGSFVQVQFSKEKYILDSSPEKLHKELEEELKLSSTDLRSHAWYHGRIPREVSESLVQRNGDFLIRDSLTSLGDYVLTCRWRNQALHFKINKVVVKAGESYTHIQYLFEQESFDHVPALVRYHVGSRKAVSEQSGAIIYCPVNRTFPLRYLEATYGLGQGSGKAASPASPSGPKGSHIKRRSVTMTDGLTADKVTRSDGCHTSASLPHPRESIRNCALSMDQIPDLHSPMSPISESPSSPAYSTVTRVHTIPGAPSATALPASPVTHRSSEPQLCPGSTPKPPGELDKGSHASPSHSLCKASPSPSLSSYSDPDSGHYCQLQPPIRSSREWAAVEASSRQAKSYGERLKELSENGATEGDWGRTFTVPIVEATSSFNPATFQSLLIPKDNRPLEVGLLRKVKELLAEVDARTLAQHVTKVDCLVARILGVTKEMQTLMGVHWGMELLTLPHGRQLRLDLLERFHTMSIMLAVDILGCTGSAEERAALLHKTIQLAAELRGTMGNMFSFAAVMGALDMAQIARLEQTWVTLRQRHTEGAILYEKKLKPFLKSLNEGKEGPPLSNTTFPHVLPLITLLECDSAPAEGPEPWGSTEHGVEVVLAHLEAARTVAHHGGLYHTNAEVKLQGFQARPELLEVFSTEFQMRLLWGSQGASSSQARRYETFDKVLTALSHKLEPAIRASEL
- the SH2D3C gene encoding SH2 domain-containing protein 3C isoform X2 — translated: MTEGPKKASRKFKFFKFKGLGSLSNLPRTFTLRRSSAPVSIRSRLEPDTFEATQDDMVTVPKSPPAYARSSDMYSHMGTMPRSSTKRARDRQASQEAQEMDPESHVVPRRLPDPPGLEATKEVVEANAPLKDTPAAGSNPSAVEVDPIRKPEVPRADLEEERPPKDMPPERAAGEPEAGGDYVKFSKEKYILDSSPEKLHKELEEELKLSSTDLRSHAWYHGRIPREVSESLVQRNGDFLIRDSLTSLGDYVLTCRWRNQALHFKINKVVVKAGESYTHIQYLFEQESFDHVPALVRYHVGSRKAVSEQSGAIIYCPVNRTFPLRYLEATYGLGQGSGKAASPASPSGPKGSHIKRRSVTMTDGLTADKVTRSDGCHTSASLPHPRESIRNCALSMDQIPDLHSPMSPISESPSSPAYSTVTRVHTIPGAPSATALPASPVTHRSSEPQLCPGSTPKPPGELDKGSHASPSHSLCKASPSPSLSSYSDPDSGHYCQLQPPIRSSREWAAVEASSRQAKSYGERLKELSENGATEGDWGRTFTVPIVEATSSFNPATFQSLLIPKDNRPLEVGLLRKVKELLAEVDARTLAQHVTKVDCLVARILGVTKEMQTLMGVHWGMELLTLPHGRQLRLDLLERFHTMSIMLAVDILGCTGSAEERAALLHKTIQLAAELRGTMGNMFSFAAVMGALDMAQIARLEQTWVTLRQRHTEGAILYEKKLKPFLKSLNEGKEGPPLSNTTFPHVLPLITLLECDSAPAEGPEPWGSTEHGVEVVLAHLEAARTVAHHGGLYHTNAEVKLQGFQARPELLEVFSTEFQMRLLWGSQGASSSQARRYETFDKVLTALSHKLEPAIRASEL
- the SH2D3C gene encoding SH2 domain-containing protein 3C isoform X3, with the protein product MTTVGRRCPALGSRGAAGEPEAGGDYVKFSKEKYILDSSPEKLHKELEEELKLSSTDLRSHAWYHGRIPREVSESLVQRNGDFLIRDSLTSLGDYVLTCRWRNQALHFKINKVVVKAGESYTHIQYLFEQESFDHVPALVRYHVGSRKAVSEQSGAIIYCPVNRTFPLRYLEATYGLGQGSGKAASPASPSGPKGSHIKRRSVTMTDGLTADKVTRSDGCHTSASLPHPRESIRNCALSMDQIPDLHSPMSPISESPSSPAYSTVTRVHTIPGAPSATALPASPVTHRSSEPQLCPGSTPKPPGELDKGSHASPSHSLCKASPSPSLSSYSDPDSGHYCQLQPPIRSSREWAAVEASSRQAKSYGERLKELSENGATEGDWGRTFTVPIVEATSSFNPATFQSLLIPKDNRPLEVGLLRKVKELLAEVDARTLAQHVTKVDCLVARILGVTKEMQTLMGVHWGMELLTLPHGRQLRLDLLERFHTMSIMLAVDILGCTGSAEERAALLHKTIQLAAELRGTMGNMFSFAAVMGALDMAQIARLEQTWVTLRQRHTEGAILYEKKLKPFLKSLNEGKEGPPLSNTTFPHVLPLITLLECDSAPAEGPEPWGSTEHGVEVVLAHLEAARTVAHHGGLYHTNAEVKLQGFQARPELLEVFSTEFQMRLLWGSQGASSSQARRYETFDKVLTALSHKLEPAIRASEL